A window from Engraulis encrasicolus isolate BLACKSEA-1 chromosome 11, IST_EnEncr_1.0, whole genome shotgun sequence encodes these proteins:
- the LOC134458808 gene encoding L antigen family member 3-like yields the protein MAADVSSNNHAQQKLGFTLDVPFPSECEAAIALNSLSPDPEPRKGGITKELKAVGNVLSVQWTADEARILRVSVGSFLDHLALVLETMEAFGPPVRQ from the exons ATGGCGGCAGATGTGTCTTCAAACAATCATGCTCAGCAGAAGTTGGGATT TACACTGGACGTCCCATTCCCATCTGAATGCGAGGCTGCAATAGCGCTGAATTCTCTATCACCAGACCCTGAGCCAAGAAAAGGCGGAATCACGAAAGAACTCAAGGCAGTGGGCAACGTGTTATCAGT GCAATGGACAGCAGACGAAGCTCGCATTCTGCGCGTCTCAGTCGGATCTTTTCTGGATCACCTGGCTCTTGTATTGGAAACAATGGAGGCGTTTGGACCCCCCGTGCGCCAGTAA
- the LOC134458809 gene encoding cGMP-dependent protein kinase 1-like → MCVCVCVTGTMGTLRDLQIALQTKIEELRQRDALIDELELELDTKDELIRQLQTELDRHRSAASQATPSAAPAAAAAPPDEPQRMKRQAISAEPSALDPSQLTHVTLANYSKSKESYELIQKALLDNDFMKHLEQSQILTIMDCMHPTTIAQGCCVIQEGDDGSLVYVLEEGVVEVTKGGQKLCTIEPGKVFGELAILYNCTRTATVTALTDIKLWAIDRQGFQTIMMRTGLIKHSQYMEFLRSVPSFKTLTEDVLSKVADVLEETHYSDGDYIIRQGATGDTFFIISEGQVKVTQQKSPSEEPVFLTTLSRGDWFGEQALKGEDVRTASVTAVRDVTCLVVDRESFKQLIGGLENVSNKVYEGEEVKAKVEADTAFFSALSLSDFRVICTLGMGGFSRVELVQLKNDLSRSFAMKMLKKRHILDTSQQFHILSERRIMMETNSPFIVRLYRTFRDAKYLYMLLESCLGGELWTLLRDRGSFDDGTTRFYTACVVEALAYLHCRGIIYRDLKPENIILDNSGYAKLVDFGFAKKVGFGKKTWTFCGTPEYVAPEIILNKGHDSSADCWSLGILIYELLSGSPPFSGPDPMKTYNIILRGIDMVEFPKKINKSAATLIKKLCRDNPSERLGNQKNGVKDIQKHKWFEGFNWDGIRKGTLTAPFVPSVDGPLDTSNFDCFPDDQEEPPPDEMSGWDTEF, encoded by the exons atgtgtgtgtgtgtgtgtgtgacagggaccATGGGCACCCTGAGGGACCTGCAGATCGCCCTGCAGACCAAGATCGAGGAGCTGCGGCAGCGCGACGCCCTGATTgacgagctggagctggagctggacacCAAGGACGAGCTGATCCGGCAGCTCCAGACCGAGCTGGATCGCCACCGCTCCGCGGCCAGCCAGGCCACCCCCT cagcagcaccagcagcagccgcagcgcCACCTGACGAGCCCCAGCGCATGAAGCGGCAGGCCATCTCCGCCGAGCCCAGCGCCCTGGACCCCTCCCAGCTCACACACGTCACCCTCGCCAACTACAGCAAGAGCAAAGA GTCATATGAGCTGATCCAAAAGGCTCTGCTGGACAATGATTTCATGAAGCACCTGGAGCAGAGTCAGATCCTGACCATCATGGACTGCATGCATCCCACCACCATAGCTCAAGGGTGCTGCGTCATTCAGGAGGGCGACGACGGCTCGCTTGTTTACGTCCTTGAAg AGGGCGTGGTGGAGGTGACCAAAggtgggcagaagctgtgtaccATCGAGCCCGGGAAGGTGTTTGGAGAGCTGGCTATCCTCTACAACTGTACACGCACCGCCACCGTCACAG CGCTCACCGATATCAAGTTATGGGCCATCGACCGTCAGGGCTTCCAGACCATAATGATGAGGACGGGCCTGATCAAGCATTCCCAGTACATGGAGTTCCTGCGCAG TGTGCCCTCCTTCAAGACCCTCACTGAGGATGTTTTGAGCAAAGTAGCGGACGTCTTGGAAGAG aCACACTACAGTGATGGAGATTACATCATCCGCCAGGGAGCCACAGGAGACACCTTCTTCATCATCAGCGAGGGGCAG GTGAAGGTCACTCAGCAGAAGAGCCCCAGTGAGGAGCCAGTGTTCCTGACCACGCTCTCCCGAGGAGACTGGTTTGGAGAGCAGGCCTTGAAGGG GGAAGACGTACGCACAGCAAGTGTGACAGCAGTGAGAGATGTTACGTGTCTCGTTGTCGACAGAGA ATCATTCAAACAACTAATCGGGGGACTGGAGAATGTCAGCAATAAAGTGTACGAGGGTGAGGAGGTCAAGGCGAA GGTGGAGGCAGACACTGCATTTTTCTCTGCACTGTCCCTCTCTGACTTTCGTGTGATCTGCACGCTTGGCATGGGTGGATTCAGTCGAGTAGAGCTG GTGCAGCTGAAGAATGACCTGAGTCGCTCGTTTGCCATGAAGATGCTGAAGAAGCGGCACATCCTGGACACCAGCCAGCAATTCCACATCCTGTCGGAGAGGCGCATCATGATGGAGACAAACAGCCCCTTCATAGTTCG ACTTTACCGCACCTTCCGAGATGCCAAGTACCTGTACATGTTGCTGGAGTCATGTTTGGGAGGGGAGCTGTGGACATTGCTGAGAGACAG GGGGTCTTTTGATGATGGCACAACAAGGTTCTACACAGCCTGTGTGGTGGAGGCGTTGGCATATCTCCACTGTAGAGGGATCATTTACCGAGACTTGAAACCCGAAAACATCATCCTGGATAATTCTGGCTACGCCAAGCTG GTTGATTTTGGCTTTGCCAAAAAGGTGGGGTTTGGTAAGAAGACGTGGACCTTCTGTGGGACCCCGGAGTATGTGGCCCCGGAGATCATCCTGAACAAGGGCCACGACTCCTCTGCTGACTGCTGGTCCCTCGGCATCCTCATCTACGAGCTACTCAGCGGGAG CCCTCCATTCTCAGGTCCTGACCCCATGAAAACATACAACATCATCCTCAGAGGAATCGACATGGTGGAGTTTcccaagaaaataaacaaaagtgCTGCTACATTAATTAAAAAGCTCTGCAG AGATAATCCTTCCGAAAGGCTTGGGAACCAAAAGAACGGAGTGAAAGACATCCAGAAGCACAA ATGGTTTGAAGGGTTCAACTGGGATGGCATTCGCAAGGGCACCCTCACAGCACCCTTTGTACCCAGC GTGGATGGTCCTCTGGACACCAGTAACTTTGACTGTTTCCCTGACGACCAAGAGGAACCGCCACCCGACGAGATGTCCGGATGGGACACCGAGTTCTGA